The Desulfococcus multivorans DNA window GCTCTCCAGCAGCAAGCGATCCACGGTGCCCGGGCACCACAAGCTTACCCGGGCCGAGCGGGTCCGCATGGCCGTAGAGGAGTTGGGTCCCACCTACATCAAGCTGGGCCAGCTCCTCTCCACCCGGTCCGATTTTCTCCCGCCCCACTACATCGATGAACTGTCAAAGCTGCAGGACGAGGTTCCGCCCTTTCCCTTCGCGGAGGTCCGAACGGTTTTCGAATCCGAATTCCACAGGCCGCCCGAGGAACTGTTCGCGACATTCGCCCCCGAACCCTTTGCCTCGGCCTCCATCGGCCAGGTGCACAAAGCCGTGACCCGCAATGGGGACATCGTCGCGGTCAAGGTCCAGCGGCCGGGCATCCAACAGACCATCGAGGTGGACGTCGAAATCATGCTGCACCTGGCGACCCTGATGGAGCGGAACATCGAGGAGGCGGCGTTTCATCGGCCGGTCAAGATCGTCGAAGAGTTCGCCCGAAGCATCGAGAAAGAGATCGACTACACCATCGAGGCCGGTCATATCGAGCGTTTCGCCCGCCAGTTCCTCAGCGTCGACGCCCTGTACGTTCCCAAGGTCTTCCGGGAGATGACCACCGAACGCATCCTCACCATGGAGTTCGTCAAGGGGATCAAGATTTCCAGAACCAGCGCACTGGAGGCGGCCGGCCTCGACAAGCGGCGGGTGGTGGACCTGGGGGCGGACCTGCTGCTGCGGCAGGTGTTCGACTACGGGTTCTTCCACGCCGATCCCCACCCCGGAAACATACTCGTCCTGCCCGGCCACGTCATCTGCCTTCTCGACTTCGGCATGATGGGAAGCCTCGACCGTTATACCAAGAAGGCTTTCGTGGATCTGATATACGGTGCGGCCCGGCGCGACGAGTTCCGGACGGCCCAGGTGCTCCTCCGGCTCACCAGTTGGGAGACGGAGCCGGACGTCCGCCTCCTGGAGCGGGATGTGGCGGACATGATGGGCCAGTATCTCTACAGGCCCCTCAAGGACATCAAGGTGAACAAGCTGCTCCAGGACCTGCTGGCCTTGACCTCTCGGCACCACCTTCGCATCCCGCCGGATCTCTTCCTCATGCTGAAGGCCTTCAGCTCCGTCGAAGGCATCGCCCGCCTTCTCAACCCGGAATTCGACATGGTGGCCCGGGCGGTGCCCTTTCTCAAGCGGGAGAAAATGGCCCGTTTCCGACCCGAGAGGATCGCCGAGGAGATCCTCTCCGTTTCCGGGGACCTCGCCGCCTTTTTCCAGCAATTCCCCAGGGAGGCCCTGGAGGTGGTCCGCCTCATGAAACGGCAGCGGCTCACGGTCCGGTTCGAGCATCACGGCCTTGAGAATCTGATCGAAACCCACGACCGGATCAGCAACAAGCTCTCTTTTGCCATCATCACCGCCGCTTTGATCATCGGATCGGCCATCATCGTCATCGCCAAGATTCCGCCCCTCTTCTTCGGCATCTCCCTCATCGGCATCATCGTCTTCATCGCCGCCGCCGTCCTGGGGCTCTGGCTCATCTTCGCCATCATGCGCAAAAAGCGGATCTGACGCCGTCCGCTATCGGTAGAAAGCGTAGTCGATGCCGTATTTCCTCGCCTTGTAGGCCACCTTCCGCACGGTCGTCTTGAGCAGCTCCGCCGACTGGGTGATGTTGCCCCGGGTGTTCTTCAAGGCGTCGACGATCATCTCCCGTTCCACCTTGGCGACGGCTTCCTCCAGGGAGAGATCCGGAAGCGTGTCGGACGTCTTCCCGGTCTGAAGGGTGGGGGGCAAATGGTAACTGTGAACCACGCCCTCCTCGCAGAGCAGAACGGCCCGTTCGATACAGTTTTCCAGCTCCCGGACGTTCCCGGGCCAGTGATAGGCCATGAGCATGTCGATGGCCGGGGTGGAAAAGCGGCGGATGTCCTTGCCGTTCTCCAGGCTGTATTTCTCGAGAAAATGATCGGCCAGAAGCAGGATATCGGTCTTGCGTTCCCTCAGGGGCGGCATGTAGATGGGAAAAACGTTCAGTCGATAGTACAGGTCCCCCCTGAATGCGCCCTCCTCCACCGCCTGTTCCAGGTTCTTGTTGGTGGCGGCGATCACCCGGACGTCTGTCTTGATGGTCTTGTGGCCGCCGATCCGCTCGAACTCCCTCTCCTGGAGCACCCTCAGGAGGTTCACCTGGAC harbors:
- a CDS encoding ABC1 kinase family protein; translation: MPIRFTVSVETAIPRVEACMLSIRKIGVFGRTYRHLNRYRHILGILIKYGFGDLIERLNIDQYIETGLQMLSSSKRSTVPGHHKLTRAERVRMAVEELGPTYIKLGQLLSTRSDFLPPHYIDELSKLQDEVPPFPFAEVRTVFESEFHRPPEELFATFAPEPFASASIGQVHKAVTRNGDIVAVKVQRPGIQQTIEVDVEIMLHLATLMERNIEEAAFHRPVKIVEEFARSIEKEIDYTIEAGHIERFARQFLSVDALYVPKVFREMTTERILTMEFVKGIKISRTSALEAAGLDKRRVVDLGADLLLRQVFDYGFFHADPHPGNILVLPGHVICLLDFGMMGSLDRYTKKAFVDLIYGAARRDEFRTAQVLLRLTSWETEPDVRLLERDVADMMGQYLYRPLKDIKVNKLLQDLLALTSRHHLRIPPDLFLMLKAFSSVEGIARLLNPEFDMVARAVPFLKREKMARFRPERIAEEILSVSGDLAAFFQQFPREALEVVRLMKRQRLTVRFEHHGLENLIETHDRISNKLSFAIITAALIIGSAIIVIAKIPPLFFGISLIGIIVFIAAAVLGLWLIFAIMRKKRI